The sequence actcacaCAGAGCGGAGCAGCTCATTGACTGCTGATTTATTCaaaatttattaatattaaatctATCGCGTGTCCAAATGACACCAAATTTGACGCTGCACTCCCTTTGTTCCCCAGCAAAGCACCCACCAAGTGTGGAGTTGATTGGATGAATGGTTCATGAAATTCGTGaaagacatacagacagagattccttcctttagtagatgGATGGAGCAATGTTTCCCTCTATTCCACTGATCTataggtggcagtaatgcactaAGATACATAGCAATGTGCCTGCAAATGAAGAACAATGCAATGCAGCAACAATGCAgatttaaaacttaaaagaaaaagttagaATCCAGTGCATCAACATTGTTGTTTTGAAGCCATTAAAAGCTGATTAGCTTTGGCTTTATTTGGCCTGCTGTTGTGTTGGCAGTCTggcattttttgcctttattgaaCATGTGATAgttgagacagacaggaaacaagggttaagagagagacaggggtgTGTGTGACAAGCATTCAAGTTATCTGGCTAGAACCGAACTGGGATGTTGCGGTTATATGTGACCAAGTCATGTAACCTGATATGTACTTTTTAATCACCTTGTCCTGTATTTGTCTAAGATGTTCGTTTGTCTTCATGATGTAATTTGTGattcaaacaataaaacatgaaaaggatCAAGTCAGATTAATGTTTCTTAAAGGCACTGGTATGTTTATGGCTTTCTGTGTTCCAACATGTCTCCCtgtatttttcctctctctagGTGTTACTTTGGGGAGAAGGTGGCCCTGTACTACCTGTGGCTGGGCTGGTACACCAAGTTATTGGTGCcagctgctgcactgggtgTTGTAGTGTTCTTGTATGGGTTGGCCTTTTTCAACACCAATCCTCTCATGTGAGTCAGATGTCTAagtgatttgttttaaatttcctttcatcattattgttttaaaattttaaactgTAGAATTTGAAAATTTCAGACTATGGTGACTTCTagctgtaataataaaaaaaagcatttccaGCAAGCCTTTATCTGGTAAGCAGGGAACTTCTTAAATTGGCATTTAGGAAAGCCATTAGAAGCCAGCGCTTCCTGTTAAGCATGTTTATGCATAAAAGCACCAGCTGATCACTGCCACAACACGACTCTTATTAAAGACAATgacttttcattcagttttccCTTTTATCATTGCACAGATTAAATTGTGAGTATTTGTCTTAACTTTCTGTCCTCAGTAAGGAAGTATGTCAGTCCAACATCACCATGTGTCCTCGGTGTGACAAGAGGTGTACAGTCTGGCAGCTGTCAGACACTTGCACCTATGCAAAGGTAAACTAATCTCATCTGTGTCACTAATTTACTCTGTTTACCTTTCTCTTGCACCAGCTGCTTGTGAGTTCAAACTAGTTCTGACTTAGAGCTCAGTCATGGCTAAATATTCACACCTACCAGCTACTAGgtataaaaatgataatgatcaCATGATGAGTTTGTATGATCAAGCTAATATTTGGGGTAAACTGCATTTATAGGCCCTGCTCCTACATAATAATAACCTAAAATATagccttttattttattttattgcactgtagctattttaactattttaactgtatttatgtattttaaaagatattGTGTTGCTGTGTCCTGTATTGTCAGTTGTCCTGTTTAGTGTTGTCCAATCAAAGTTGTGTGGTGAAACCATGATAATTGTCCACAGTGTGGACAATAaacttccttccttccttccttccttctttacttacttacttacttacttacttagaGTAGACAGACATCCCATTTCTTACACTTTTAAGATACACTTACACTTTTAAGGTTTtgaaaaggctaaaaaaaaacagacacaaccCTCTAAACCTGTTATATACAGAGTATGATTCTTACTACAGCCACATGCAGCCGCTTCAGCACGGGGCTGCAGTGAGAGCATGCTTGACAGGCCTGTAGTGCCTGTAGTACAGTTATGGTTGCTAAGCTAAGATTGGACAATCGCTTTTCAGGGGAGGGTTTAAGCGAACAGATAATTAATTGCATTACCACAAACCAACTAACACAAGCTGGCCCTTGTGCTTGACTTCTTAGCAGCTCAGTTGTAAGAGCTGTAGGTTACTAGTTAAGACATTCCCTAAaattgtaatttgtaatttataCGTTATCTTGCCAATTCAGGGGATACATGCAATAAAGTATTTTTGTCCACACAGGTCAGCCATTTGTTTGACAATGAGGGAACTGTGGCTTTTGCTATGTTTATGGCAATCTGGGGTGAGtctctgatctgatctgatctaaTCTAATCTGATCTGATGTTCCAGATGACCCCTCTTTGATTTGTTCCCCCTGTGTTCACAGCTACTCTGTTCCTGGAGCTGTGGAAGAGAACCAGGGCCAGACATGTTTCCATGTGGAAGGTCTATGACTGGTGTGAGGAGGAGGTACTGCTTTTCTGTACTGTTCTTTGACCAAAGAGAAATCTGTATTCTGAAAGTAAACAAATCTGTTTAAATCTGAAACAGTTACCTTGATCATTGAAGTTACCTTGTTAAGCCACTTGTAAAATCTCTGCAAGACACAAGATACATGATTCCTAGACACAAAATTCCTTGTAGGCTAATAGAACGTGATGTATGAGTTGAGCGGTGAATctctgtctgcttgtgtgtgttgacagGAGGAACTGATTCTGGAAATAGTCAATGATCCACACTGTCAACCCAAACAGTTCAGACACTCTTACTTCCGCAGCACTCTGGTCCTCATACTGGTTACACTCATGGTAAGGATGTtatacacgtacacacacacacacacacacacacacacacacacacacacacacacacagtactttcATTTATATGGGGGCCTCTACATTTACTCCAGTTTATTGCAACTTGAATCTTATTTTAGTGCCAGGGGTCCAACAGTCCCATGGGcatggcaaaatggctcaaaggtgaaaatttcaaattaaaagctcccacctttaaatttgacaaagaTGAACGAAATTTGGTGGgtacatgtatcatgtccagacgCACAAAAAGCCTCTTGTAGCCATACCTTAAGTCAAACATTGAGTCAGCCATCtttttgagttttcattgaatgctgttgccatgacgatgtGGCAAACTTTGATGTTTCGACATGAAACAAGGAGTTAGTATAACTTTAACGTACACCATCCAATCTGCCctaaatttctcatgcttgataaagGTCCtgccctgaacacatctacatgtcaatattgagccatagtcatagcgccacctactgacaacaggaagtcagcctcatgtgacaaacatcatctgatttacatgaaatttacatggttcAGAGCCGTCTCAACAGACCTCCAGTAACAACACAACAGCTGCTGCTCCCTCCGACGCAGGCGAGGTGCAAGGGCctgttcaacgctgcttgcatctttaatattgacattgtactcaccaaggTAATGACTGAGAATGGGGCACACAGTGATATCATTAGATAGAAGTCTGATGTAGGAAAGAACAGGAGCAGTCTGAagatcagacaggttttaaacaaccCCAAGTTAGCCAAATGTAcgtgaaaaagaaaacaaaaacagttaaattatCATCCAAACCATCTGTTTTGAACATCCACAGttgaccatggatgtattaagaaaACTGGACACCCTGTTCTAAAATGGCGCAATATTAATCCCTATGAAAGTTTTCAATGGGCACATATGTCAAAAGAAGTTTCTACTGGCTTCCTCATACTTCCACATTTTTGTGGCAATGGATCATGCTTACTAGAGTCCCTCTCCAGCCGAGCCGGCTGACTTTACAAATTTTGTTGGACCTAACTGATCTGTCTTATTGTCTGACTGTTTCTCGCCCTGTCAGACTTCATTGTAGCAGTGTTGCTGTGCTTctagatctcagcaattactttggtgagtacgGTGTTGTCATACCTCATAGAAACTACAgctgaaaataagacccaagttgaaATAAACTGGAACTATCCTTTAACTGTTACCCAGTCCTTTTGCCTTGGCTGAATTTGCAGTCTTACAAATGAATTGTAAATTAGATCATCATTCACCTTATTTGTGAGAGCATACAATTTTGCTCAGTCAACACAATACTTTGGAAGAATGCTTGAAAATTTGACCAGTCTCTGACCTTTTCTACCTAAAATCATCTATTTCAGTACCAGTGTTAcatatcaaattaaaacaaagcttGACTTCAAAACACCAACTGCCTTGcagatgtgtgtatgttaaGAGCAAAGAGTTTTGCTTTCCTTTGAAATCGACTTTTCATTCTGTTGAAGTGCCAAACGACACCTGAAACTCATCATGTTATTTATGGACTTTGTTGGGTGTAGTATGCAGCGTGAGATAAAGCGCTTCGTAGATAGAGGAGGCTTTATTTAGAGCAAAAATGCCTCTCAAGAAACATATCTTCATGGGAAGAGATCTGCACAGATGACTGGCTTTTACAGGAATGCTCACAAACAGCTCACATGTTTACCTGCCAAAATGAAACTGCATCATATCTCAAAATAACTGTTAATCTTCCTGGAGTAACATAATATCAGTCAGTTAAACAAGCTCAGATTCCTCCTGCTGATTTGTAAACATGAGTGAAAGTTATTgcaaaataagacaaaaaaagctACCAATTGCATTGCAGTTTTacaggaaagaaaataaagtgaaaagaGTAACAACAGCTGTATCACATAACAtcttggtgtgtttgtgttccagTTGATGCTGATCATCGGTCTTGCTCATGCCCTGGTGGTGTTTCGAGTGGTAGCAGCGCCCTTGCTGTCTGAGGGCAAGTGGGATTTTATCAAGGACCATGCCAACACTGTGGCAGTGATGCTGGGAGCTGTCCTTCACTATGTCACCATTCAGATCATGACCCGGGTAAGCATTCTCTACCAGTGAACGCACTAAAGAGCCTCAGATCAATAACCTGGATTCTTTTTTACTCCAATCAACACCCTGAAGTGTACTTTGCAGGTACCCACTAAATTAAAGTGCCACCCTGAATCTCGTTGGCTCAAGTGAACTCATTCATCCGACCCACAACCTGAACTCAGAGAGAATAATATTATATGTGATCACTAAAATACAATGTGTTGTATTGGCACTGAGTGGAACACTGCCCCACATCCCACTTACTGTAGGCCAAACTTAACTCAGGCTCACATGTCACAGGAATGCAtagtgaagaaaagaaaagaaaacaagtctCTGCTTGGTTGCTTGAAGAAACAAATCATCAAGGAACCACAGCTGGCACCCTGACAGAGCTCTATTGGAGGATTAGTTGTGCCTTAACTCCTAGAGTTGAGGAGTCCCTCAAGTATGGCCACAAAAGAGTGTAATATCACCTGGCCAGAAGTAAGAACATAAAGTCCATAATCAGGATCTCTGTCTTGTGCAGAGGCTGTCGCAGTGAAGGAATTTCCCCTGCAGTGAATTAGGGTGGCTCAACAGCACGGTATGCAGTCCACGTGGTATTAGCAAATTTTTGTGAAAATCAACGTATGTTAGTCTGATTATGTGTCAGCTGAATGGAGCAGCAGTACCTgacagacacataaaacactttaaatcatGTTGTGGCAGGAAACAACATTGGCCTACAGCCGAGTACCCTTAAACCTGTGATTTATGAATGGAGTCTGCCTGGACCCGCCTTTAGATTGTATGATTGGTGGAAAACTACCTTACAGGTTAAATGGCAGCCTGCTCAGCTGCTTGGTGACCCGGGAGAGTTTAAACATATAACTGagacaaaatattcatacagACGTGTTTTCAACTACTGAGCATCAGCACTCAGTCAGCTCACCCCTAGCCTGGCTGTGTTATGAGAGCTGGGCGTCAGTTTAGCTTATTATCCTGGGTGCTAGCTGCAGGAGGCTCAGGGGAGGCTCTACATGGCAGGTGGGATCTTCAGAGCTGCGAATGTACAGATCTTGGCTTTACAGAGGTCCTCCTCCCAAAAATCTAATATCTACAACTAATATAAAATAACTAATATTTTTCTACATCTCTCTGGGTGTTTGtgggtgtctctctctctacgtTCCTGTAGGTAAACAGATGGGTGTCCCTCAAGCTGTGTGACATAGGtgagaacttttttttacaagacaccttataatgttttttaaaaagtataatagAAACAActacaaatgtttttaatataatgttGTTTCCAAAAATATGTAAAGCAAAATTGTTAGTTAGTACAAGCTAAAATATATACATGGCTgattgaaagtttgtgaaccctttagaattttctgtatttctgctttctaaacaaatgagacaaaaaattcatttttttcatctttttcatttatttattgaggaaaattatccaatcttacatatttgtgggaggcaaaagATTatgaacccttgctttcagtaactggtgtgacccccttttgcagcaataacttcaaccaaacgtttctggtaactgtttatcagctctgcacatcagcttggaggaaatTTAGCCCAATCATCCTTACAGAATAGTCTCAattcagggatgttggtgggcttctttgcatgaactacatgcttcaggtccttccacagcatttctataggTTTATGGTCAGGAGTTTGACtcggccattccaaaacattatctttcatcttctttaaccattctttggtagaatgACATGTGCATTTAGTgtcgttgtcttactgcatgacacactttctgttgagcttcagttcacggacagataccttgacattttcctgtagaatttgctggtacaagTCAGAACTCATCGCTccttcaatgattgcaagctgtcctggtcaAGAAGCGGCAAAGCAGCCaaaccaaaccatgatactgccaccaccatgtttcacagatgtgATAAGGTTCTTAtactggaatgcagtgtttgctcatcgccaaacataatgcttctcattcaagtcaaaaagttcgattttggtctcatccattcATAGAATATTtttccaatcaccttctggcttatctACATGGTCTTGAGCAAACCGTagacggcagcaatgttctttttggagagaagtggcttttttccttgcaactctgccatgcacaccattgatgttcaatgttctcctgatggtggactcattaacatcggctgtagccactgcaagagagaccttcAGTTTCCTAGACATTACCCTGGGGTCCATTTTGACCTCACAGACTATTAcacgcctgctcttggtgtgatttttgttgtttgaccaCTCCTGGGaagggtaacaatggtgttagatgtcttcaatttgtacatgatctgcctgacagtcgactggtggGGTCCAAACTCTTAGAAATCTCCTttttttgagccatgacacacctccacaaacctgtgttgtgaagctcagagtttgacagtgaaaacccagatttctcttctacctcccagactcacacttgattgtcacCCCATCGATTGAAACACCaaactctaatttccccttcaaatgaattgataatcctagaggttcacatacttttgccacacacaaatatgtaccattggatcattttcctcagtaaataaatgaacaagtgtgaggtttttgtctcatttgtttaactgatgtctctttatctagttttaggacttgaatggaaatctgattaCATTTTAGGTCAtgtttatgcagaaatagagcaaattctaaagggtttgcaaactttcaagcagcactgtatattcCATATGCGTTGCTGGGAATCTATTTGCAAacctgtgtgtttcctgtttatGCAGAGAAGACAAATTCATCCGCTGCCACAGAGAGAAGCTTCACAGTCAAAATGTTCACCTTTCAGTtcttcactctcttctcttcaCTCTTCTATGTGGCCTTCTTCCTCGGCAGgtactgtgtgtctgtatcagAGGGACAGTTCTAATATATTTGGTGAAGTCTTTAAAACTGTTACGTGAATTTTGCCTGCTCGGTCAATCTTTTTTTCCAAGTATGAAACATTTCATAGGTATTGCAATATATATTTGTTGAACTGTCTTTTCCAGCAGATCTTTTGGGGTGGAGGGAGTGCATGGGGCTTGACTGCAGTATTGCTAAAGTCCTGGCTATGGCTCTAAAATTCATATAtactaatatttttttaatgaaaacatgataACAAAGCAAACACAATATTATGTGGAGGCTAAAAATATATTGGTGAGTGAGCTTGCTAGCTTTGGGTTTTACACCATTTCCATCTGGTCTTAGAATTTAATCTGTATCTAGATTTGGACCCTGAATAAAGACTTAGCGTGAGCTATTTGACCGGCAGCATAGAGGTGCCCTGTGgggttttcttgtaaacaaacaaaagttaagtTTACATTGAGTGTGGCTCACCGAAactcattgtgtgtatcctttaGGTCTAACAAACTTATTGCATGCATTTCCTTCTGGCGGAGTAGTATTTGAAATACTTGTATAGGCCTTTTTCCACCAAATACTGTAGCATGTACAGTCCATttgtgtctctgactgaacttTGAATTGAATAATTTATACCCTagaattttgtatttttcattaactGAAGATGGAGTTTGGAGGAAGGTATTTGTTGTCAGAAATATCCCAGAATAACTCTATGCCCATCTTTTTACTCTCTTTGTCTATGGTGTGAAACAGATTTAAAATTCTTGTTGTCTTCTCATAGGATAAATGGCCATCCAGGAGACTATGTGCGTATAGCTGGGTGGAGACTGGAGGAGGTGAGTAGATTCAGTTACTTTTTAGGTATTTATTCACCATGTCTGCACCAAAAAACTAAAACCTTAGATTTGTTAATTCTGTGCTAATGCCTTTTTGTAATGCTCTTTGTCCTGCCTGCGTGTCCTTTAGTGCCACCCTAGTGGTTGTTTGACAGACCTCTTTATCCAGATGGCTATTATCATGCTGCTCAAACAGACTCTTAACAACATCTTTGAGTACACCGTTCCGTGAGTatgctttttcattttgttacgTTGTGAGGCAACATTAAACAGTCCAGAGttttatcagatttattttgatCCAGACAACACAGgtgctttgttttctgtgtactTCTCTGCATCCTACATTAAACAGTCACTTTGCAACTATATGTGCTAATAAACCAGGATGCCCTATACACTCACCCTTGACCCACAGCAACAAATGCATTCCTCTCATTTCTAGTTTGATGAAAATAGATACACCAGCCTTTTCTATACTATCTACTTTATAAGACCTCATCAGAAAAGGGTTATTAAAATGACTTGGCAGATTGATCTCACAGTGTAAACATGTCAGACTTTCCATCTGtgttttccagctggctgaagAGCTGTTTCAACAGAAACACTGCAAAGAAGCTGCAGAGGAAGTGTGGTCTCTGTTACAGGAAGGCCTGCCGGGATGAAGAGGGACGCGTTGAACCGTGTGACATTTGCAAACTTCGGGACTGGATGCGTAACTACCACCTGGCCAACACTGACGCCTTCAGCCTATTTAACGAGTTCCTAGAGATGGGTAGGTCCCACAGTTAGCCCTCTAAGTTCTAACCTCCTGGACAAATATGATCCAAACCTCACCCTAATTGATATGTAGTATATCTGAAATGGTTCAAAACCTGATTAAGCAATGTCAGCACATGGCCTTAGGACCTTTGGGCGGACAAAATGAGCAATTTCATCATGTCTTTGATTATGTATTATTTGAATATAATCTTAATATCAATTAACAattaattcataataataaaataattttggcACCAAGGAAGGAAAACAACTGAATGCCGAATCTTTTGTAAAATTGCCCcaaataataaaactatttgtAATATGATTTGTCTTTTATGTTACTTTCTACTGCCCCCATCCTCTAGTGGTCCAGTTCAGTTTCACCACCATATTTGTGGCAGCGTTCCCTCTGGCCCCCCTGCTTGCTCTCATCAACAACATCTTTGAGATCCGTCTGGACGCCATCAAGATGGTCAGCTTGGAACGTCGACTAGTTCCCAGGAAGACCAATGACATTGGTgagctgtgtgtatgtttgtttataagTCTTGCCTTGATAAATGGCGCATGCTGTGGTATTGTATAGATTTGTGTGTAGAGAGAAATTTGGTGCTAATTTAGGCCATGGGCAAAATAACAAAAGATTACTTTTTTTGCGCAAATAGTGCCACCATATGGTCATTTATAAACCTGTTGTTTTTAGGATTCTTGGTAGCAGAATGGTTGAATTGTTGAAGCAATAATTACTTGGGGTGATTTTTCACCACTATTACCATGAATTCTAACCAATCTGAACTAAAATTGCTACATATGTTATACCCATAGAGTGCAAGCTGACTCAAGGGGTGACatattttagaatttttttatCCTGAAcgaataaatgaaaaacaaaatatctgatcCTGATCCTGGCTGATCCTCAGTGGCTTTACTGGTTCAGGTGTTAACTGCCAACTGTAGACCGCAGCGCAAACCCAGAGCTTATATACCCACAGGTGATCTTGTGCCTTTTATACTCAAAATAAGAAAGGTTTGAAATTGAATGGGGGGGTGTCTGTAAACATGAAAGATAAAGtgcattcataaaaaataacacattgaaGTAAGTGAGCAATTACATATAAATATCCTTTGTACCACATATACAGCATTAAGATGACCCAGGCAAAATGCAGTCAGTGGTCCTCCAACCTCTCTGAAAATATGTCACTAGCTTTTGTCACTTGAGATTCCTGTTTACATTAAGGATAAGAGATAAGTTTGTTTTGGGGCATGTCTGCTTGATTGACAGGTTGACAATCAATTctagttttgttgtttgcttgtCCTACCTTCACTTCCACACGTGTGTCCTGCCCGCAGGTATATGGACGAAGGTTTTGGAGGCCATTGGTGTGCTGGCAGTGATAGCCAACGGCCTGGTCATTGGAGTCTCATCAGACTTCATTCCACGCCTCGTCTACCGCTACCGCTATGGACCCTGTGCCAAtggaagcacacacacacagtcagtagCATTTCAGTTGTTACAGTACAAACACCCTGTTAACACTGTATATAAGACACCTCAAGATACTGGCATGTGCCGTATCTCATAATTCAACTTCTGTGCTTTTGTTCAGTTGTATGCAGGGCTACATTAATGACACTCTGTCCACGGCCTACCTGACACACCCAGCAGTTAGAAAGGACTTTTTAGACGATCAGATGCTGATAGACAACAAAATCAATGTCACACAGTGCAGGTGGGAAGACCAACTTACTGTACTAAGTCCAAACATACAGAGGAATCACTCAGATTTGCATGAACAGGACAAATTGTACTGTAATTGtatgtctcatgtctgtgcagcTATAGAGACTACAGGAGTAATGAGGACTACACTCTGACCTCTCAGTTCTGGTTGGTCTTGGCTGTGCGCTTTGCCTTCGTCATCCTGTTTGAGGTACATTTTGGTTAGATAGATTTGGCTTAGACACTGttgcacattttaattttaatacctattttaaataatttttgggTGTCTCTTTCTTGTCCGTGTTTTTCCGCAGCATGTTGTGGTGGTGTGTAAGTTTATAGCTGCCTGGTTCGTCCCCAACAATCCCATTCAGGTGAAGAATGATCGTCTGCATGACAAACAGGAACGACTGAGGAAGGAGCTACAGTAAGTGTAGCTTTCTGTCTAACAAGAAACCAGTAACACATTACAATACTGACATCACAACATATTTAAGTAAATCACTGAAAATACACAATAATGTTGTGGGAACACTTTCAGAAAAAGTTAGACTATGTAAAGTCGTAAAAGCTTCTCAGCAGTTGACATTTAACTGTTGACTGGACAGTGTAGCTTAGCAGAGATGTGGTGGATGTTTAAGTTAGATTTTTGAACACTGTGACTTGCAGACTTTTTAACAAAACAGGTTACATAGATGAATGCTGTTCAAAATTGTGCTAGCTTGCATCATGGCTCTAGTGATGACGATGTCCATCAGTTGGTCCATCACTTTGGctcagactaaaatatctcaacacctgttcagaatcagctttattagccaagtatgctagcatacaaagaatgtgtcttggtgttTTCTCCCAATaacaaagaataaagaatagaaacagagcaaaagtaaggtaataacaaataatgaaataaaacaaaataatattaaaattaaatgtaaaatctattCAGAGAGTAGAATTTTTATAGTTGTAAAATGGGGtgtgcaaaaattaaatgtgacatgtgcaataaattaaata comes from Thunnus maccoyii chromosome 1, fThuMac1.1, whole genome shotgun sequence and encodes:
- the ano9b gene encoding anoctamin-9, with the translated sequence MYYKTVEEDIELREGGKDGYSREPLLPSMPTQRTFDYVLVAHKVEDDTDQRAQKQRAFIKQLEKKKIVVTQIVQDKVFYGLRAPSEIFEDYIYLLKVSDSCNWSGDDRGSITQATRIRIVNFIIHHTFINTGENLKELLMKDVFETGFCLHERTEQKKLKKKWARWSGLFTGQPFNEVKCYFGEKVALYYLWLGWYTKLLVPAAALGVVVFLYGLAFFNTNPLIKEVCQSNITMCPRCDKRCTVWQLSDTCTYAKVSHLFDNEGTVAFAMFMAIWATLFLELWKRTRARHVSMWKVYDWCEEEEELILEIVNDPHCQPKQFRHSYFRSTLVLILVTLMLMLIIGLAHALVVFRVVAAPLLSEGKWDFIKDHANTVAVMLGAVLHYVTIQIMTRVNRWVSLKLCDIEKTNSSAATERSFTVKMFTFQFFTLFSSLFYVAFFLGRINGHPGDYVRIAGWRLEECHPSGCLTDLFIQMAIIMLLKQTLNNIFEYTVPWLKSCFNRNTAKKLQRKCGLCYRKACRDEEGRVEPCDICKLRDWMRNYHLANTDAFSLFNEFLEMVVQFSFTTIFVAAFPLAPLLALINNIFEIRLDAIKMVSLERRLVPRKTNDIGIWTKVLEAIGVLAVIANGLVIGVSSDFIPRLVYRYRYGPCANGSTHTHCMQGYINDTLSTAYLTHPAVRKDFLDDQMLIDNKINVTQCSYRDYRSNEDYTLTSQFWLVLAVRFAFVILFEHVVVVCKFIAAWFVPNNPIQVKNDRLHDKQERLRKELQEIKRRNSTDV